One stretch of Cottoperca gobio chromosome 18, fCotGob3.1, whole genome shotgun sequence DNA includes these proteins:
- the ltb4r gene encoding leukotriene B4 receptor 1, whose translation MASNITTTISQQPPSASSSLGISTQVGIAILTLAFVLGFPGNLFVVWTVICRVRKRSVTCLLVLNLGLADAFVLLGAPFFLRYLAGGQGWEFGSAACKLVHYLSSVNMYVSIYLICLMSMDRWLAVSRPFLSQRMRTKRSLLVLLLVVWVSAFILSLPMPFYRSNLKNPKANNSIYHCIPYHWNSVGHKVFQYTFETTMACIVPFTLINSCYSSLICRLKNAKFQRRGRGSRLILMIICAFAIFWLPYHIVNVIEVIGLLWDKKSVLKAAGIARPNVTAFAYFSSAVNPILYVFAGSSHIRQAGLSFMGKLFEGTNSESRTTSIFTRSSRTNSSPDESSVLQSLSTKLGRSLKGKNKDNVADKEVNEPELRTLNS comes from the exons ATGGCCTCCAACATTACCACCACTATCTCTCAGCAGCCCCCCTCTGCCTCAAGTTCTCTGGGCATCAGCACCCAGGTCGGCATCGCCATCCTGACCCTGGCGTTTGTGCTGGGCTTCCCCGGGAACCTGTTTGTGGTTTGGACGGTGATCTGCCGGGTGAGGAAGCGCTCAGTGACCTGTTTGTTGGTGCTGAATCTGGGTCTGGCGGATGCTTTCGTGCTGCTCGGCGCCCCTTTTTTCCTGCGCTACCTGGCTGGAGGCCAGGGCTGGGAGTTTGGTTCGGCAGCATGCAAGCTGGTGCATTACCTGTCAAGTGTGAACATGTACGTGTCCATTTACCTCATCTGCCTGATGAGCATGGACCGCTGGCTGGCCGTATCGAGGCCTTTTCTGTCCCAGAGAATGAGAACCAAGCGCTCCCTGCTGGTTCTCCTGCTGGTAGTGTGGGTGTCAGCGTTCATCCTGTCACTGCCGATGCCTTTCTACCGCAG TAATCTGAAGAATCCAAAAGCAAACAATTCCATTTACCATTGTATTCCGTACCACTGGAACAGCGTGGGTCACAAGGTCTTCCAGTACACGTTTGAGACCACCATGGCCTGCATTGTGCCTTTCACGCTCATCAACAGCTGCTACTCCTCCCTCATCTGCCGTCTGAAAAACGCTAAGTTCCAGCGCAGAGGACGAGGCAGCCGCCTCATCCTGATGATTATCTGTGCCTTTGCAATATTCTGGCTGCCCTATCACATCGTCAACGTCATAGAg GTGATCGGTCTGTTGTGGGACAAAAAATCAGTGCTTAAGGCTGCCGGTATAGCTCGTCCAAATGTCACAGCCTTTGCGTACTTCAGCAGTGCCGTCAACCCCATTCTTTACGTGTTCGCCGGCAGCTCCCACATCCGCCAGGCCGGCCTCAGCTTCATGGGCAAGCTCTTCGAGGGCACCAACTCTGAGAGCAGGACCACGTCTATCTTCACCCGTAGCAGCCGCACCAACTCTTCACCGGATGAGAGTTCTGTCCTGCAATCGCTGTCCACCAAACTGGGACGATCTTTGAAAGGGAAGAACAAGGACAATGTGGCGGACAAAGAAGTCAACGAGCCTGAACTCAGGACTCTGAACAGCTAA